TTCTCACGTTATCCCGCTTTAGCGTAGCAGCACCGACAGCAGGTATGGGAATGGAACTTCAGGCCATCGCCGCCTGTATCATCGGCGGTGCCAGTCTGAGTGGAGGGGAGGGAACAGTTCTCGGAGCACTGCTTGGCAGCGTCCTCGTTGGCATCGTCAACGACGCTCTCGTGCTGCTCAACGTATCCGTCTACTGGCAAAGCCTTGTCACAGGTTTCGTACTGATTGCGGCTGTGACACTCGATGTGATGACACATCGCAAAAAAATTTCCTAATTCACAGGGGGAACTCGAATGAACAAGAAAACGAAAAAATTAGGACTCATCTCTGCTGCTGCAGTTGGTTTGGCACTGACTGTTGCAGGCTGCGGTACCACTTCAGGCGGTTCCGCGGGTACCACTAGCGGATCGGCCGGTGCATCTGCAGGCTCATTTCATGGCAGTTCGAACGAGACGTATTACATGGTCACATTCCTCTCCGGTATCGAATACTGGAAGGGGGTTTTGGCGGGGGCACAGGCGGCGGCTAAGGATCTCGGTGTGAAGGTCGTGTACACAGGCGCACCACAGTACGACATTAATCAGGAAGTCACCACGATGCAGCAGGTCATCGCGAAAAAACCAGCGGGCATCCTTGTGACATCGATTAACGCACAGGCCATGACTCCCGTTATCAATCAAGCCATTGCGGCAGGCATTCCGGTCATCTCTTTCGACTCCGATGCTCCGGACAGCAACCGCTATGCATACCTTGGCACGAGTAACTTTGAAGCCGGGCAAAAAGCCGCGGATTACCTTGGGAAAACACTCAACGGACAGGGTCAGGTGGCGGTCGTGAGCACGCCGGGTGAGCTCAACCTCGACCAGCGTACGCAAGGTTTCGAGTCCGAGATGAAGGCCAAGTATCCAAACGTCCAGGTTGTGGCAGTTGAAAATGGCAACTCCGATCAGATTAAAACAGCACAGGTTGTCTCCACACTCTTGCAAAAATATCCGAACCTGAGCGGGATTTTCGCGACCGAGGCCGACGAGGGAACTGGCGCGGCAACGGCTGTAAAGGAAGCCAATAAGACTTCTTCCATCAAAATTGTTTCGTTTGATACGGACAAGGCGACTCTCGACGCCATCAAGAGCGGGCAAATCAGTGCGACCATCGCACAAGGTACCTGGAACATGGGCTTTTGGGGCCTGATGGACGCATTCACTGTCCATCACGATTTGTTGCACCCAGTTGCAAATTGGCAGACGGCTCATGTCGATCCGGTGCCGCCGAGCGTAGACACTGGCGTCACAGTCATCACGAGCCAGAACGTAAACGCGTACCTGAAATAATCCAGTTGAAGAACAATATGCTGGTGAGAGAGGGCTCGGTTGACTGGACGTAAACCCATCAATGAGCCGACGAGTGGAGAGCGAGAGGGTCAGTCGGGAACAAAGCGGGGCCATTTCGGCTCCGCCCGACTGGTGCATCTACAAGGAGTGGTGAAGGATGTACTCAATCGGAGTGGACTACGGTACTGAATCCGGTCGCGTTGTCCTCCTGGATATCGACAACAACAAAGAGATTGCTTCATTTATGGTGCCATATCGACATGGTGTGATTGAAGACGTGCTCCCGGGGACGAGCGAGGTGCTCGGTCCGGATTGGGCCTTGCAACACCCGGAGGATTACGTCGAAGTTCTCGAAAAAGGGATTCCCGAGGTCCTTCGTGTCGCTGAGGTTTCCAGTCAGGACGTCATCGGAATTGGCGTCGATTTTACATCCTGCACCGTACTGCCCGTGACAAAGGACGGAGAGCCGCTGTGCTTATTGCCGGAGTGGAAGGCACGGGCTCACGCTTGGCCAAAACTATGGAAACACCACGCTGCTCAGGGGATTGCAAATCGCATTAACGAGACAGCAGAGGCACGCCGTGAATCCTTTATTTCCCGCTACGGTGGAAAGGTATCTTCAGAATGGTATTTTCCCAAACTCCTCGAGATTTTTGAGAATGACCGCGATGTCTATCATGCAGCCTATGCATTCATGGAAGCGACAGACTGGATTGTCTGGTATTTGACCGGCCGACAGTGCCGTAACTCCTGCACAGCAGGTTACAAGGCAATGTGGTCTGAAGAAGATGGCATTCCAAACGTCGAATTCTTCACGGCTTTGAACCCTGAATTCGTGAATCCAGTTGAAAAACTCGGAGATAAATTTTACCCCCTTGGCACGAAGGCCGGAACACTTCGTCCCGAAGTCGCGCAGCGTCTCGGATTATCTCCTGCCACCGCCATTGCAGTAGGGAATGTCGACGCGATGGTGTCCGCACCCGCCGTCGGCGTGGAGTCCCCAGGGACGCTCGTTATGGTCATGGGCACTTCGATTTGTCATCTTGCGTTAAGTAGAGAAGAAATCCGTTTGCCTGGCATTACAGGTGTGGTCAAGGACGGCATCATTCCAGGACTTTACGGTTATGAAGCCGGCCAGGCCGCGGTCGGCGATATGTTTGCATGGTTTATCAAGCACTGTGTGCCCGAATCATATGCTCGTGAAGCTGCAAGGCAGAGTCTTAGTATTTATGAACACTTGGAGAGGCTGGCCACAGAACTCACACCAGGGGAAAGCGGTCTATTGGCCCTCGATTGGTGGAACGGCAACCGGAGCATCTTAGCAGATGCTGACCTCACGGGCGTTATCGTGGGTCTGACTCTGGCAACACGACCCGAGGAAATTTACCGCGCACTCCTCGAAGCGACTGCGTTCGGCACAAAGCGCATTGTCGATAACTTCGTCGAACACGGTGTCCCCATTCACGACCTTGTGGCTTGCGGTGGGCTGTCCTTCAAGAGTCCACTTTTGATGCAACTGTATTCAGACATCACGGGTCTGCCTGTGACCGTCTACGAGTCGGAACAAATCCCGGCGCGCGGTGCGGCCATCTTTGGTGCGGTTGCTGCTGGCAGCACGGGCGGGGGCTTCGACTCGATTGAAGCGGCAAGTGACCACTTGCATCCACCGGTTTGGAAAGTTTATGAGCCGAATGGGGCACTTCGCAGCACGTACGACGAAATCTATCAGTCCTACCGAGAAATCCACGACTTTTTTGGGCGCGACAGTGCGATGACACTGCACCGTTTGAAGAGTGTTCGCGTACGCGGGATTCAGGCAAAAAACAGCTGACAAGTGGAGGGAAATCAGATGATACAGATACATCCTTTCAAGTTTTGGTTTGTAACCGGGAGCCAGCACCTCTACGGCGATGACACGCTGGCAGAGGTGGCACAGCACGCCCGGCAAATCACACAAGCTCTCACTGAATCCGGAATGCTGCCGTATGCAATTGAGTTTAAGCCGGTAGTCACCACTCCGGAGGCCATACGGAACGTTTTGGCCGAAGCAAATAACCATCCCGATTGCGCCGGCGTTATTGCCTGGATGCACACATTCTCCCCTGCCAAAATGTGGATTACCGGGCTCGCGGAGCTGAGAAAACCCATTCTCCATTTACACACTCAGTTCAACCAGGACGTTCCGTGGAGCTCCATTGATATGGACTTTATGAATCTCAACCAGTCTGCCCATGGAGATAGAGAATTCGGTTTTATTGGTGCCCGTTTGCGCATGGCGCGTAAGGTTGTCGCAGGCCATTGGCAGTCTGCGCGCGTACAGCATCGGATGGCGCAGTGGATGCGTGTCGCGGCTGCGATAGCGGACGGACTCGACACTAAGATAGCGCGGTTTGGCGACAACATGAGGAACGTAGCCGTTACCGAGGGCGACAAGGTCGAAGCACAAATGAAGTTTGGCTGGTCAGTGAACGGCTACGGGGTCGGTGACTTAGTTGAACATATCAACGCGGTCAAGGAAGGTTCTTTGAACGCCCTGCTTGATGAATACCGCACGCTCTACCGAATTACGCCTGGCGCTGACACCGAGTACGGTTGGAACTCGATTCGTGAACAAGCCCGCATTGAACTCGGACTCCGCTCTTTTCTTACCGACGGTGGATTTAAAGGTTTTACCACCACGTTCGAAGACCTGCACGGGATGTCCCAGTTGCCTGGACTCGCGGTTCAGCGCTTGATGGCTGACGGGTACGGATTTGGCGGTGAAGGTGACTGGAAGACCGCCGCACTGCTGCGAACGCTGAAGGTGATGGCTGGCATGGAGGGCACGTCCTTCATGGAGGACTACACCTATCACCTGCACGAGGGTGACGAACTTGTCCTCGGTGCTCATATGCTCGAGGTATGCCCAACGATTGCAGCAGACAGGCCTGTGATTGACGTGCAGCCGCTTGGCATCGGTGGCAAGGCTGACCCGGCGAGGTTGATATTTGACGGTCGCAAAGGCCGGGGTCTTGTAGCTTCCATCATCGACATGGGCGACAAGTTCCGTCTCGTGGTGAACGAAATTAACGCGGTGAAAGCAGAACAGAACATGCCGAAACTGCCTGTAGCACGAGTCCTATGGCAACCGGAACCAAATCTTGAAGTGGCGGCTGAGGCATGGATTTACGCGGGAGGGGCTCACCATACCGTGTTCTCGTACAACATTACGGCGGAACAGTTGTTTGACTATACGGACATTCTCGGCATCGATTACGTGTTGATTAATAAGGATACTTCCCTCCTGGAACTGCGTCAGAAGCTAAGGGAGCAGAGCAGGCGCCACAGTTAAGTTGCTGTCGATGCCCTGGCCCACTAGCTAAGGGGTGCCAGTAAAACGGAAGGACCATCAGATTGACGGCGATAAATGGAGGGGAACACCGATGTTGGAGGCACTCAAGGAGCAAGTATGCAACGCAAATCTCGCACTTCCACAACACGGATTGGTCAAATTCACCTGGGGTAACGTCAGCGGGTTTGACAGAAGCCAAGGTCTGTTTGTGATTAAACCGAGCGGCGTCACGTATGAAAACCTGAAGCCTGAAGATATGGTTGTGGTTGACATCAAAGGCCGCATTATCGAAGGCAAGCTCAACCCGTCGTCAGACACCTCAACCCATTTGGCGCTGTACCAAGCGTTTCCGGAACTTGGCGGTATCGTCCACACCCACTCGACTTGGGCTACCATCTGGGCGCAGGCGGGTCGGAGCATACCAGCGCTCGGGACAACGCACGCAGACTATTATTACGGGGAAATCCCCTGCACCAGACCGATGACTGCAGACGAAATCAACGGTGCGTACGAGTATGAAACAGGAAATGTGATTGTTGATACATTGAGACGGATTCAGCCCTCCTCCATGCCGGGTGTGCTGGTGCACAGTCACGCTCCGTTTTGTTGGGGCAAGGATGCGGATGAAGCTGTGCATAACGCCGTGGTACTGGAGGAAGTGGCAAAATTAGCGTATCATTCACTGGCTCTGAACCCGACCTTACGGCCTATGGACCAGACCCTGCTGGACAAACATTATCTGCGCAAACATGGGCCGGGGGCCTACTACGGGCAGGATGAAGCACATGCATAGGAAGTAAACAACTGGTGGCGAAGCGCTCGCAGTGGGGAAATGGTAGCGAGGAACTGGTAGTGGGGCAATGGTAGTGAGGAAATGGAAGTGAAGAACTGGTCGTGAAGAACTGGTCGTGAAGAACTGGTAGTCGGGAAATGGAAGTGACGAACTGGTAGCGTGGAAATGGAAGTGAAGAACTGGTAGTGGGGAAATGGAAGTGACCAAATGGAAGTGAACACAGGGCTGCTCAATACGCAGGTTACGTGCACCTGTGGCAAGACACATCATGTACCCATAGAGCGGGTGGTCGTTGGTGAGAACATCACAAACGACCTTGTTCTGTTTTTAAACCAGAAAGGGTTTCGGAACTTACTTGTTGTTGCAGATGCAAACACGGATGAAGCATTTGGCGGACAGGTCCGCAGTCAACTTCGTGAGGCAGGTTTCCAGGTTGAGGCATACGTCTTTACAAATCGGCACGGTCTGCTGCCTGATGAAGCGGCTATTCTCGCTGTTCGAAAGGCCTTGCATCCATCGGCAGGAGCAGAAGGAGCAGAAGGAGCAGAAGGAGCAGAAGGAGCAGAAGGAGCAGAAGGAGCAGAAGGAGCAGAAGGAGCAGAAGGAGCAGAAGGAGCAGAAGGAGCAGAAGGAGCAGAAGGAGCAGAAGGAGCAGAAGGAGCAACTAATTGTTCACAATTTCGCGCTCGACGTACCGACGGAAAACCTTGTCCTGACGGGGTGTCTGTTGACGTCGTCGTCGCGGTAGGCAGCGGTGTCATCCATGACATTGTGCGATACGTTACGTTTAATGAGGGTCTTCCATTTATATCGATTGCTACGGCGCCGTCCATGGATGGCTACGCGTCGGGTATGGCGGCCATGCAATTTCATGGAATTAAAGTCACAACCCGTGCTTGGCCTCCGATTGCCATCTTTGCAGAATTAAGCGTGCTGATGAAGGCTCCGTTTGCACTCGTTCAGTCTGGATTTGGAGATTTGGCGGGTAAAGTGACCTCTTTGTCCGACTGGATTTTGGCGGCGGGTCTGCACGGTGAATATTTTTGCTCGATGGCTTACGAAATGGTGTACGAGCCTCTTGAGTACGTTTTGAGTCATGCTGATGAACTGCTACGGCGTGACTCCGAAGCAGTAAAAAACCTGTTTCTTGGTCTCGTTAACGCAGGCATCGCAATGGCCGTTGTGGGCAACAGCCGCCCGTGCAGCGGCAGTGAACATCACTGCTCGCACTTTTGGGACCTGCTCGCCTTCAAAGGTATCCGTGAGCACACATCGCACGGTTTGCAGGTGGGTTATGCGGTACATTGGACGGCTTTGCTGTACAGATATTTGCTGGAGGAACGTCGACACGAACTTTTGCGGCCAGTGTTAGCGCCCGTGGTCACCGATTCATTCATTCGTTACGCCAGCGATTTCTACGGAGATGGTGACAGAGAGGTTATTGCCTTCCAACGCGAAAAAGCGCAGTGGCTTGCCAGTCATCCATACGTCATGTCGCAGCCCGACGTCGGTGTCGTTCATCGTGCATTAGTGTCCATGATGCCGGGGATGCCGATGACGACACTGTTTGATAAACTCGATGATGCGCTTTCGCGGATGGACATCCCGTTGTCTCCTGGCTTTCTTGAGATTGATGCAGAGTGGCTTCGTCAAACCTTCTACCACGCAAGAGAGCTGCGCGCACGGTTGACCATCTTTGATGTAATCGCGTCGCAGGATTGGCTCGAGGACGCCATGACAAAGATATTCCGGCCTGGGGAAAGTGTCGGGGGAAAGTGAAGAAGGGGAGCAGCGGTTTGCTGCTCCCCCTTTAACTGAAAGATTAAGATTGAACCGTGGCTTTCGCAGTTTGCATCCGATCATTTCGCTTGGAGAACCACGCCGTGATAATTGGTACCAGGATAGAGGTTACAATCACTGCAGCAGCAACCTGAACCGTTGCGGTAGCTGCAATCCCTTTATAACCTGTATAAACAGCTGCCACCGCCACGGGAACGGCTGCTGCGTTGCCAGCCGTTGAAGCAGCTGCGATACCGCCAAGACCACTACCTCCGGTCACCTTGTCGAGGACAACGAGCACGATACCTGTAATGATGACAACTGCCAGTCCGAGCAGAAGTCCGGAGGCTCCAGCTGACAACACGTTCTTTAGGTTGATGCCAAATCCGAGGGCAAGTGCGAACAAGGGAATGAGTACGCCTTGCGCCTGACTCAGAAATTTCCGCATATCCACATCAAGGTTACCGAGCACCATTCCGATGACGAGCGGCAAAATCGCATACACGAACGCCATTGCGGGAAAAGCCGCGAGCCCCGCGACACCGAGAATCAACATTGTGAAAAATGGGCCGGATTCAAGTGACATAATGGAATACGCAGCAACGTCTTCGGCTCGTTTGCCGAATTGGCCCATCAGGGCCATGTAGAGGCCGCCGTTGGTATCAGAGAACGCTGCAACGATAGCCAGCGCTGAGAGTCCGAGTAACATGTGATTCTGGTCTGGCACTGTGAACTTAATGAGCAGACCGATAATGGCTGCTACAGCAATTTTCCCGAGCCAAAGTGCAACACCCTTCTTAAGGATGTAGCCAGCGGCCTTAAACTCAATGGTCGAACCGAGTGAGATATAAAAGGCCGCTAACAGCGCTGATGCGCCCATAAACAAACCGCCTGTAAATGAGCTTTTGAATACGGTGTTGTCCGCCAAGTGTGGGAAGATGGTCCGAATGATGGCCCCAATCAAGAGCGGGATAATCATCATTCCGCCTGGAACTTTGTCAATTACTTTTTTAATTGGCATATAAACAAGTCCTCCTTCGATGTCCGGCTGAGTACTCTCAGTAGTCCTTTCTGGCTTGAACGCTTGTGACTCGAATACGTGCGGCGCAAATTGCGTAGCTTGGTGAAGCTTTGTGTAGCTTCGTGTGACTCCACTGCATTCTGGGAGATGTAAGCACTTTCCAGAAACGCTTACATGCGCAGGCAGAAGACCTTGGGAAGGGACTCGTCACCCTTCCCAAGCAAGCAACCCGCCCCCGAGGAGCGAGCAAAGGCGCTAACTTACTGAGCACTTCCAGAGAGGAAGTTCGCCGCGACCAGCACAGATTCAATCATGCTCTGTTCTCTCGCGATGCCTTTGCCTGCGATGTCAAAGGCTGTGCCATGGTCAACAGAGGTGCGCAAAATCGGCAACCCCAAGGTGACGTTGATGCCCGTGTCAAAACCGAGCATCTTAATGGCGATATGACCTTGGTCGTGATACATGGCAATGACGGCGTCAAATTCGCCGTTGGCTGCCCGGGAATACACAGAATCGGGCGGCCATGGTCCGCTGACATCGAGGCCGAGTGCTCTTGCTTCTTCGATGGCTGGTACAATTTCCTGTTGTTCCTCGGCTCCAAACAGCCCACCTTCACCTGCGTGCGGATTGAGACCCGCGACAGCGATTCGGGGGTTTTTTACTCCGAATTTCTCCAGTGATTCAGCCGTTAGGCGTATGCGTCCCAGTACACGCTCTTTTGTCGCCATCTCAATCGCCTGTTTCAGGCTCACATGGGTTGTCACGTGGACCACCCGGAGGGCTTTGTTGACGAGCATCATAGCTGAACTTGGCGATCCCGATAGGGCCGCCAAAGCCTCCGTATGACCGGGGAACTTGATGCCTGCCATTTTCCAGGCTTCCTTGTTGAGCGGCGCTGTGCAGATGGCATCAATCGTACCGCCGACAGCAAATCGAACCGCTTGTTCCAGGTAGTCGTACGCACACTGACCTGCTGCCGCACTGAGCTGTCCCCATGGCAATTCTTCCGGGACATTGTGAAGATCGAGCACGTCAATCACGCCTGATTCGTACTTGACATCCTGTACGCTGCTGATTGTGCGAAGAACCGGCAGCGCTGAAAGTTTCCCTGTCCCTTTGAGAACGGAAGCCGCCTCAGTAAGCCGTTTCGCATCACCAATGATGAATGTATGCACGCGGTTGGTGACCTCAGGGCTAAGCGCTGTGAGGACGCAGATTTCGGGGCCAACGCCAGCGGGATCGCCCATGGTCATTGCGATAATTGGTTTTGTCATGTTATTCCATCTCCAT
The Alicyclobacillus curvatus genome window above contains:
- a CDS encoding substrate-binding domain-containing protein, whose protein sequence is MNKKTKKLGLISAAAVGLALTVAGCGTTSGGSAGTTSGSAGASAGSFHGSSNETYYMVTFLSGIEYWKGVLAGAQAAAKDLGVKVVYTGAPQYDINQEVTTMQQVIAKKPAGILVTSINAQAMTPVINQAIAAGIPVISFDSDAPDSNRYAYLGTSNFEAGQKAADYLGKTLNGQGQVAVVSTPGELNLDQRTQGFESEMKAKYPNVQVVAVENGNSDQIKTAQVVSTLLQKYPNLSGIFATEADEGTGAATAVKEANKTSSIKIVSFDTDKATLDAIKSGQISATIAQGTWNMGFWGLMDAFTVHHDLLHPVANWQTAHVDPVPPSVDTGVTVITSQNVNAYLK
- a CDS encoding ribulokinase, with the protein product MYSIGVDYGTESGRVVLLDIDNNKEIASFMVPYRHGVIEDVLPGTSEVLGPDWALQHPEDYVEVLEKGIPEVLRVAEVSSQDVIGIGVDFTSCTVLPVTKDGEPLCLLPEWKARAHAWPKLWKHHAAQGIANRINETAEARRESFISRYGGKVSSEWYFPKLLEIFENDRDVYHAAYAFMEATDWIVWYLTGRQCRNSCTAGYKAMWSEEDGIPNVEFFTALNPEFVNPVEKLGDKFYPLGTKAGTLRPEVAQRLGLSPATAIAVGNVDAMVSAPAVGVESPGTLVMVMGTSICHLALSREEIRLPGITGVVKDGIIPGLYGYEAGQAAVGDMFAWFIKHCVPESYAREAARQSLSIYEHLERLATELTPGESGLLALDWWNGNRSILADADLTGVIVGLTLATRPEEIYRALLEATAFGTKRIVDNFVEHGVPIHDLVACGGLSFKSPLLMQLYSDITGLPVTVYESEQIPARGAAIFGAVAAGSTGGGFDSIEAASDHLHPPVWKVYEPNGALRSTYDEIYQSYREIHDFFGRDSAMTLHRLKSVRVRGIQAKNS
- the araA gene encoding L-arabinose isomerase; the protein is MIQIHPFKFWFVTGSQHLYGDDTLAEVAQHARQITQALTESGMLPYAIEFKPVVTTPEAIRNVLAEANNHPDCAGVIAWMHTFSPAKMWITGLAELRKPILHLHTQFNQDVPWSSIDMDFMNLNQSAHGDREFGFIGARLRMARKVVAGHWQSARVQHRMAQWMRVAAAIADGLDTKIARFGDNMRNVAVTEGDKVEAQMKFGWSVNGYGVGDLVEHINAVKEGSLNALLDEYRTLYRITPGADTEYGWNSIREQARIELGLRSFLTDGGFKGFTTTFEDLHGMSQLPGLAVQRLMADGYGFGGEGDWKTAALLRTLKVMAGMEGTSFMEDYTYHLHEGDELVLGAHMLEVCPTIAADRPVIDVQPLGIGGKADPARLIFDGRKGRGLVASIIDMGDKFRLVVNEINAVKAEQNMPKLPVARVLWQPEPNLEVAAEAWIYAGGAHHTVFSYNITAEQLFDYTDILGIDYVLINKDTSLLELRQKLREQSRRHS
- the araD gene encoding L-ribulose-5-phosphate 4-epimerase yields the protein MEALKEQVCNANLALPQHGLVKFTWGNVSGFDRSQGLFVIKPSGVTYENLKPEDMVVVDIKGRIIEGKLNPSSDTSTHLALYQAFPELGGIVHTHSTWATIWAQAGRSIPALGTTHADYYYGEIPCTRPMTADEINGAYEYETGNVIVDTLRRIQPSSMPGVLVHSHAPFCWGKDADEAVHNAVVLEEVAKLAYHSLALNPTLRPMDQTLLDKHYLRKHGPGAYYGQDEAHA
- a CDS encoding iron-containing alcohol dehydrogenase, which produces MEVNTGLLNTQVTCTCGKTHHVPIERVVVGENITNDLVLFLNQKGFRNLLVVADANTDEAFGGQVRSQLREAGFQVEAYVFTNRHGLLPDEAAILAVRKALHPSAGAEGAEGAEGAEGAEGAEGAEGAEGAEGAEGAEGAEGAEGAEGAEGATNCSQFRARRTDGKPCPDGVSVDVVVAVGSGVIHDIVRYVTFNEGLPFISIATAPSMDGYASGMAAMQFHGIKVTTRAWPPIAIFAELSVLMKAPFALVQSGFGDLAGKVTSLSDWILAAGLHGEYFCSMAYEMVYEPLEYVLSHADELLRRDSEAVKNLFLGLVNAGIAMAVVGNSRPCSGSEHHCSHFWDLLAFKGIREHTSHGLQVGYAVHWTALLYRYLLEERRHELLRPVLAPVVTDSFIRYASDFYGDGDREVIAFQREKAQWLASHPYVMSQPDVGVVHRALVSMMPGMPMTTLFDKLDDALSRMDIPLSPGFLEIDAEWLRQTFYHARELRARLTIFDVIASQDWLEDAMTKIFRPGESVGGK
- a CDS encoding 2-keto-3-deoxygluconate permease; translation: MPIKKVIDKVPGGMMIIPLLIGAIIRTIFPHLADNTVFKSSFTGGLFMGASALLAAFYISLGSTIEFKAAGYILKKGVALWLGKIAVAAIIGLLIKFTVPDQNHMLLGLSALAIVAAFSDTNGGLYMALMGQFGKRAEDVAAYSIMSLESGPFFTMLILGVAGLAAFPAMAFVYAILPLVIGMVLGNLDVDMRKFLSQAQGVLIPLFALALGFGINLKNVLSAGASGLLLGLAVVIITGIVLVVLDKVTGGSGLGGIAAASTAGNAAAVPVAVAAVYTGYKGIAATATVQVAAAVIVTSILVPIITAWFSKRNDRMQTAKATVQS
- the pdxA gene encoding 4-hydroxythreonine-4-phosphate dehydrogenase PdxA, with product MTKPIIAMTMGDPAGVGPEICVLTALSPEVTNRVHTFIIGDAKRLTEAASVLKGTGKLSALPVLRTISSVQDVKYESGVIDVLDLHNVPEELPWGQLSAAAGQCAYDYLEQAVRFAVGGTIDAICTAPLNKEAWKMAGIKFPGHTEALAALSGSPSSAMMLVNKALRVVHVTTHVSLKQAIEMATKERVLGRIRLTAESLEKFGVKNPRIAVAGLNPHAGEGGLFGAEEQQEIVPAIEEARALGLDVSGPWPPDSVYSRAANGEFDAVIAMYHDQGHIAIKMLGFDTGINVTLGLPILRTSVDHGTAFDIAGKGIAREQSMIESVLVAANFLSGSAQ